The nucleotide sequence CAAAGCACCGTCATCCTCGCGCTGCGCAGGAGACAGGAACGACTTCAGATATTCTTTAATGAACAATGGATGCTTCTTTTCGTGAACCAGCAAGATGCCTTCTTTGATGATTTCACGCAAAGTCACGTCCGCCTTGGAAACCGTCTGAAGCTTTTCAGAAATCGGAATCAAGACGAGGTTGGCCACAACCAGACCATAGAAAGTCGCCACCAGAGCGGTTGCCATCGCAGGACCGATACGATCCTGAGCACCCGGCTCACCCAGAGTTTGCAACAGGGAGATCATCCCCAGGGTCGCACCCAACAGACCGAATGCCGGCGGGAAACGGGACATGGTATGCCAAACTTTGATTTCTTCATCATCACGTTTCTTTTTACCACGCAGGGCATTTGTCAAAACGTCTGCCAGCTCGTCGTAGTTGAAACCGTATTCCACCAACAGCTTCACACCGTCTTTGATGAACGGATGGGTTTCCGGCTTCATCAAAGCAGAAACGGTTTTCGGGTCACGACGATAGGCTTCGGAGATTTCCACGATCGTGCCGATGGTGCCCAGATAGTCGACTCTTTCACGACCCAGCATTTTGCGTGTGACGATTTTCAAGGCTGTCCAAAGACTCTTGAAGTTGAAGCTCAACAGAGCCACCGTCAGAGTACCACCGATTACCAGCACGATCCCGTGCACATCGGCGAACACCTTTGGATTCTTTGCTGCATCGAGGATAGAAAATACTGCAATACTGACTGCAGCCAAAATACCTAAAAGCCCCGCTATATTCATAGTTCCTCCGGAATATATACAATTGTCCAAACATCGTTTCGGAGCCCCGAGGGATACTCGAAACTGTACCAAGGCTTAGATTTGAGGGTGTTCCGCAGTTGAGACTAAATTACCTGTTCCGCAATTCTATATAATGAAGGGAACAGGGAGAGTGGAATGACGAGCCTTATTATTGGTGCATGTCTTGTGATCTTTGCTATCGAGGGACTTCTGATCAGTCTGGAGTACTTTAAGATGCAGAAGAATACAAAACTGCAATCCGCACTGGATAAAGCCAACAGTGATAAAGACCTTCTGGGCCAACGTCTGGTTCAGGCGGAACGCGATCTGCAAAGTGCGCGCGCTGAAGTTCAAGGCATCTACGTTCTATGGAACAAATCCCTGGAATCTGAAAAAACCATGCGCCATGAACTGCATGTTGCCAAGACTCAACTGACCTATCTGGCTCAAAAAGTGATTCAAGGGGTTCCGGCTCCGAAAGTCAGCCCCCAGGCTGCCTACTGGGACACTCAAGAGCGCACTGCGGAAGTGGCCGTTTCCAAAAACGTCCACCGCGAAAGTTACCAAGCCAATATGGACTTCCTCTAAAGAGGACACTGCAAGAGCGCATATTCCACCCCGCTCTTGCTGTTTTCAACAAACAGGTGTCTCCCGCCTGGAAGCACTGTCCACAATCCCCGCTCTGAAATCGCCTTCACCGCCACCTTGTCTGTCACCGCAAATTTCTTTGATTCCCCTGCCGGAGCCGCCACGGTCAGACCGTATTCCTTCAGAATATTATAAGGTCTTTTTCTTTCAGCAAACCACACGGCGCGAGGCTCCTGTTCACCATAGACTTTGTACTCTTCGCGATAATCCAGAGGTTCCCCGGTTTCAACGGCCAAAGCCGCCGGTGCCCCCTGCAAATGAGTCAAAGGATAGAAGGCCCATTTTTCATCACGCTCCAGCCAGCTGCTGGTTTTAAATCCGATCTGTTCATACGGTGCCACCACAAAGTCCGAGAACGGATTGGTGCCGGCATCCACGGACAGCCTTTGCGTTTCAAGGCTTAAACGATCCGGTGCCACTTTATAGACAGCAAAGTCGTGACCCTCGCCGCTGGAATAAGCCAGCAGACCCGGTTCGATGCGCACACGGGCTTTGCCGTTGGAATACTCCTGCCCGCACTGCAGGACACTGAGCATGTTGCCGGACTCAACCCCCATCAGGGTGTCCGGTGATCTTGGCACTTCACGCGGAATCACGCTTTGCCAAGCCTGGCTGTTGTAAAAGCCAAGGCGCCCGTTGGCCTCCAAAGAAACAAACGTGCTTTGGTTCAAACGTCTAAAGATCACATCTGACTTCCAGTTGTGCCCACAAACCCCCAATTGATTCAGCATCGTTGCATTGTCTCCGTCCATTCGAATCGGCAATGTCCGCCCGCTTTCGGTGCGCACAAAGGCCATATTGCCGAAAGTCGCCGCCAGGGAATATTTGGATTCTTCGAAAGGATAAATAGCATTGGCAATGGTGGACTTGGCTTCGAGATACGGAGTGAAGTCTTGAGCAAAGCCCAGTTTATTCACCACCCATGTGTCGCCCTTGGCATTCAAAGTCAAAGCCCGGTATTCACCATCAGAAAAACGGTCCATCGCC is from Bdellovibrio bacteriovorus str. Tiberius and encodes:
- a CDS encoding motility protein A translates to MNIAGLLGILAAVSIAVFSILDAAKNPKVFADVHGIVLVIGGTLTVALLSFNFKSLWTALKIVTRKMLGRERVDYLGTIGTIVEISEAYRRDPKTVSALMKPETHPFIKDGVKLLVEYGFNYDELADVLTNALRGKKKRDDEEIKVWHTMSRFPPAFGLLGATLGMISLLQTLGEPGAQDRIGPAMATALVATFYGLVVANLVLIPISEKLQTVSKADVTLREIIKEGILLVHEKKHPLFIKEYLKSFLSPAQREDDGALKVDTAKKAA